AAGTCCAAAAGACCAAACAATGTTGGCTTTTAAAGACTCGCTCGGCTCGGCTTTATCCACGATAAATGCACTTAAGGCATAAATTCCTAAGCCTACTTCCGCCTCCAATTCAGCTCTCTTATAAGCATCTACTAAATTGCTACTACTATTCTGCAAGCTCGAGTTTACGCCGTAAGGCAATATATTCTGTAAACCATCTAAAACCGTAATCCTTGTGGCATCTTGATCCTCATTTTTTAGTGTTGATTTTTTTACAAAACCAAATTCGTTACTGGAATTCCACTCATAAGTGAACCTTAGTTTTAAATCGTGATTTATTTCTTCAAAAACTAATTTATTACCGTACACACTCTTATAGAGATTTCGAGTGGTGGTATAGATACCAGCATAGCGATTTGAAAAAGGTTCCCATAAATAGGTTTTTTCCTTTTTAGTCACTTGCATGAGGGTTTTGCTTCCTGTTATCTCTGCTGATTCTGTAATTTTATCATCTGTGTAATAGGGAAATAAAGATGACTCAGCATCTTTTCTACCAGCTGTTAACCCGCCATTGCTCGCTATAAACATCCAATGATTAGAATCGCTAACGATACTCATAAAAAATGGTCGCATGGCATCGCTATTGCTAATCTTGTAATAACTTTCATTTTCAATTTGAACCAGTTCGCCTTCAACGGCGTTCTGGTCAAGGTTTGTTTTTGAATTGCCTATGTAAATGTCTGTATGCTTCATTAATTTATTTCTAGAATTGTAACTGAAAGTAAAAAAAAAATTACAAAAAGTTGCTTCTTTACGCGATAACATATGCTTTTAGGAAAATCTAAAAACATCAAGTGTACGTTATATTATAAATTAGTACGGCCTTAATTTCTAAGACCGCACTAATTTCATTAAATTTTAAACTATTTATTGAGCTACTAGAGATACATTATCGATAAATACAGTTCCTGTAGTAGTCGGTCCTCCACCGATCAACTCAATTAGAAGAGATAAACCTCCATCTACATTACCCGATGTTGTAAATGTTATCGTTCTTGTGGTCCAAGTGGATGGTATATTTGCATCACCTGATACAAGATTATGCCTTACTGCACCAATCCCAGAACCTTCTGCTGATTCAGAAAATGTGGCAGCATTAAGTATTGAACCATTTGCCACGGGGTCGTTAGCGTCGGATCGGATATCAAATTTCACAATATATGCAGTATTTGGTAATATAGCACCAATACCAAAGCGTGTTTGCTTTATTCCAGGATTTCCGGCTTGAGCTGTTTTGATACGTGCTGAATTACTTCCTCCATTATTTACAGTTGTAGAAATTGTACTTGAGGTACCTGCCTGTATTTGTATAAGCTCCCAACAACCTGCATTTTGTTCAAATCCGCCATCAGTTATAAACTGTCCTGCAGGTGGTGGAGTACATGAGCTTCCGCCGCCGCCAGAACCTCCATTGTCACACAACCTTATGTTATCAAACTGAATAGTCCAAGCTGCGCTACCATCTCCTTGAACACCGTTGTCCATAATCAAAGTGATTCCGGTAACTGCGCCCGTAAAGCTCGAAAAGTTATAGGACAGGGTTTCCCACCCGGTGCCTGATGTCGGCAAGATCAGTTCTTGATTTAATCCTTCCAGCTTGAACAACAACTGCCGAACAGACTGAGAATTTACATCGATAGAGAATGTTCCTTTGTCCAAATCAATAGTACTGGCCAAGGCTATAGTGATTCCACCAAAAGGCTCACCTGCATTTTTAACATATTGTCCCAACTTAGCACTGCTATTAACAGAAGTGTCCGAATTATCGATAATGGTACCTAAACCACCACCAAAATTATTGAAAATGGAGTTATCCGCAGTCTCGAAGTTATTCACCAATACTCCACCGTCACACGCTACCAAAGCTCCGCCGCCGCCAGAACCCCCATTGTCACACAACCTTATGTTATCAAACTGAATAGTCCAAGCTGCGCTACCATCTCCTTGAACACCGTTGTCCATAATCAAAGTGATACCAGTAACTCCGCCCGTAAGACCCGAAAAGTCGTATGATAGGGTTTCCCACCCAGTGCCAGATGTCGGCAAGATCAGTTCTTGATTTAATCCTTCCAGCTTGAACAACAACTGCCGAACGGACTGAGAATTTACATCGATAGAGAACGTTCCATTGTCTAAATCAATAGTACTGCCCAAGGCTATGGTGATTCCACCAAAAGGCTCACCTGCATTTTTAACATATTGTCCCAACTTAGCACTGCTATTAACAGAAGTGTCCGAATTATTGATAATGGTACCAACACCACCACCAAAATTATTGAAAATGGAGTTATCCGCAGTCTCGAAGTTATTCACCAATACTCCACCGTCACACGCTACCAAAGCTCCGCCACCACCAGTTGCAGGGGCTGAAAGGGTAAGATCATCAAAGTAATAGGTTCCGTCTGCAGTAATGGCACTATCAGTTTCATTATTATCTGGCTTAATCACCAATTGATTGTATGCGGTAGGCGCACCGGGTAAATTGGTAAATGTAAATGATACTTCCGTCCATACATTTGCATTTGCTACCGTTCTAAAAACGGGAGCAGGATTTCCTGTAACCGGAACCGTTTGTGGATTAACAGCCAACTCAAAACGTAATACCACATTAGCCTTTGTAGAATATACTTTTACCTTAAACGTATTTGTGGTCGTCAAATCGAAGTTATTCTCAAAGGTATTCTGAACTCCTGCAAAGAAACTAGAACCAGCAGGTTTATCTACCTGCAACACAAAATCGGAGTTGTTTATTCCTGATTTAGATGGATTCGGAGCTAACTTTGAACTAATACCATCCCCAAAATTCTCTGAGGAAAGAAAGGTTTCACAAGCTTCAAAATTTAATGGCAGTGCAGTTGCTGCGATCGGCGTAGTAGCACAACCATTTTCAACAATTGGTGTTACAATTTGTGCGATATCGTCAATATAAAAAGTACCAGCGCTTGTTCCTGGCCCATCTACAAATAAGGTTAAACGTATATATTTCGCTGATGAGGAAAAATTAAAATTGATCGTTTCCCATCCAGTACCGCCATGATTTGCAGTGACTTCGATATCTGCCGCAGTACCTTCTTCAAGTTTCATTAAAACTGGTACAGGTACATCAGACCAAAAATTCATGGTAATTGTTTTTTCGGTAGCTAGATCTATTTGCGTACCAACATCAAAATTAATCCCTTCAAAAGCAGCTCCAATATTGGTAATTGCCCCAACTTTAGAAGCCTTATCATTAGTGCCTGAAGCATCAGGATTATCAAGTATTTCAAATGAAGTACCATTAAAAGTAGCAATAGTATAGGCTACATTTGGACCATCAAAAGTAACTGGTAATGAAATTTTGTCTGGAATATTAATTGTTATCGTATCCTCAGAAGTATTAGAAGCTCCTGAGATTCCCATTGCTTTTAAAGTAATGGTAAAGGTTCCGTTTGCAAATGTTTTTATAGGATTAATTTCGGTGGAGGTTCTACCGTCTCCAAAGGTCCACAAGTAAGTTCTGGCATCTTCAGAAATATTTATAAAAGTTACCGTCCCTGTGTTTTCATTTATGGTATAGGTAAATGCAGCGCTAACTGCAGGTAATTGAGATTCCTCGTCATCACATCCTAGAAAGGAAATCGCCAAGATAAAAATTGAAATTAACTTAGCTTTTTTTAGTAGTAGTTTCATAATAGTTATTCGTTAGTTTATTCAATTATATTTATAGGCTCTTACATAGTCGACCAACATGGTCTGAGGAAATACAGTTTCTGCATTGGGTGCGCCAACGAAAGTACCGCCCACCGCTACATTAATAAGAATGTAAAAATCATTATCAAAAACCCATTCTGATCCCTCAGGAAGGTCATCAGGTGTCGTTTGATTGTATAAGACATCGTCTATATAATGATTTACATAATCTGGTCCCCACTCAATCCCGTAGATATGAAAGCCGGTATCGAGGCGATCGTTTTGAAGCACATACTCTTTTGAAATTGCTTCTCCACCTGAATACCCAGGGCCATGTAGACTTCCTATGAGTTTTGTTGGTTCCTGTCCTCGTATTTCCATGATATCGATTTCTCCTATATTTGGCCATATTTCATCCTGATCTTCTGGAACACCCAGCATCCAAAATGCAGGCCAAATACCTTGTCCATAAGGCACTCGAATACGGGCTTCGAAACGACCGTAGGTCTGTGAAAATTTATTTTTGGTTAAAAGGCGGGCAGAGGTATACGAAGATCCTTGAAAATTTTCTTGCTGTGCCGTAATGATCATAATTCCATTATTGATGGTGACATTCTCTGGCCTATCCGTATAGTATTGTAATTCTTGATTTCCCCAACCGTTTTGGCCTGTGCCGATATCATAGCCCCAAATAGCGCTATCTGGAGCACCGTCGGTATCGAACTCATCCTGCATCGTTAATTCCGTAAAATTCACCACCGTCTGGGTATCATCTACCGCACAACTTTGATTGACCATCAAGAAAATTACCAGGAAAAAGGACTTTAGAACAACTACCGTTCTGGATAAAGAAAGGAAGTTCCCATGGTATCCAATTTTCTTTTTATTGTATAACTTTATCATTTGATTCATATTTAATTTCGTTTTTTAGTGGGTATTATTCTGTATAGAAGTACATATTATCTACCAACAAATTGGAAATAGTAGCATCAGAAACAAAAAATATTTGAGCCAGATTGCGTCTACTGCTCAATCCAAAATCTGCTAATGGAATATCCAAGCTTATCCATTGGTTGCTGGTCAGCGCTGTACTGGCAATAATTACCGAACCACTAGAATCATTGTTGCCTCCAAAAGCACCGTCCGAACCAAAATCACC
The sequence above is drawn from the Cellulophaga sp. Hel_I_12 genome and encodes:
- a CDS encoding PKD domain-containing protein → MKLLLKKAKLISIFILAISFLGCDDEESQLPAVSAAFTYTINENTGTVTFINISEDARTYLWTFGDGRTSTEINPIKTFANGTFTITLKAMGISGASNTSEDTITINIPDKISLPVTFDGPNVAYTIATFNGTSFEILDNPDASGTNDKASKVGAITNIGAAFEGINFDVGTQIDLATEKTITMNFWSDVPVPVLMKLEEGTAADIEVTANHGGTGWETINFNFSSSAKYIRLTLFVDGPGTSAGTFYIDDIAQIVTPIVENGCATTPIAATALPLNFEACETFLSSENFGDGISSKLAPNPSKSGINNSDFVLQVDKPAGSSFFAGVQNTFENNFDLTTTNTFKVKVYSTKANVVLRFELAVNPQTVPVTGNPAPVFRTVANANVWTEVSFTFTNLPGAPTAYNQLVIKPDNNETDSAITADGTYYFDDLTLSAPATGGGGALVACDGGVLVNNFETADNSIFNNFGGGVGTIINNSDTSVNSSAKLGQYVKNAGEPFGGITIALGSTIDLDNGTFSIDVNSQSVRQLLFKLEGLNQELILPTSGTGWETLSYDFSGLTGGVTGITLIMDNGVQGDGSAAWTIQFDNIRLCDNGGSGGGGALVACDGGVLVNNFETADNSIFNNFGGGLGTIIDNSDTSVNSSAKLGQYVKNAGEPFGGITIALASTIDLDKGTFSIDVNSQSVRQLLFKLEGLNQELILPTSGTGWETLSYNFSSFTGAVTGITLIMDNGVQGDGSAAWTIQFDNIRLCDNGGSGGGGSSCTPPPAGQFITDGGFEQNAGCWELIQIQAGTSSTISTTVNNGGSNSARIKTAQAGNPGIKQTRFGIGAILPNTAYIVKFDIRSDANDPVANGSILNAATFSESAEGSGIGAVRHNLVSGDANIPSTWTTRTITFTTSGNVDGGLSLLIELIGGGPTTTGTVFIDNVSLVAQ
- a CDS encoding family 16 glycosylhydrolase, with amino-acid sequence MIKLYNKKKIGYHGNFLSLSRTVVVLKSFFLVIFLMVNQSCAVDDTQTVVNFTELTMQDEFDTDGAPDSAIWGYDIGTGQNGWGNQELQYYTDRPENVTINNGIMIITAQQENFQGSSYTSARLLTKNKFSQTYGRFEARIRVPYGQGIWPAFWMLGVPEDQDEIWPNIGEIDIMEIRGQEPTKLIGSLHGPGYSGGEAISKEYVLQNDRLDTGFHIYGIEWGPDYVNHYIDDVLYNQTTPDDLPEGSEWVFDNDFYILINVAVGGTFVGAPNAETVFPQTMLVDYVRAYKYN